The following are encoded together in the Actinoplanes sp. N902-109 genome:
- a CDS encoding iron ABC transporter permease, with the protein MATVTVPAAATAATPAGPAPRRGLPRVLAAFGFAVALLAVLSAVHLTQGTAPLSPGELLRAVLPGEHDSARDQAVAVLLDSRLPRLLAALLVGLAVGVSGAILQSVARNALASPDTLAVNAGAYAAVVAVAAYGISVPFAISGLTAFLGGLAAAALVLLVARGGAAGPARLVLAGSAVALALNSLATVLLMLYQQNTTGLFAWGRGTTVQSGTHQVALAAPVIVLSVLAALLLAHRLDVLGLGDDSARVLGVDVRRTRVLAVLLAVLLSAIAVTVTGPIGFVGLSGPVIARLIARRVPGLGRHVLVLPFAGLLGALVIVAADVLLRLLVPAGKAISVPTGVVTSLAGAVLLVRLARRLRDSGPATAGTHGTVRSKGFVIAVGVTLGAALIAAVVSGMLLGDRLVLLGDVANWWNGHAGREVTFVLDQRWPRVLAGLLGGAALALAGAIVQAVLRNPLAEPALIGVTPGASVGAILVVLLVPGIGIWPVMGAATLAALATFAVVHRLAVAHGGLASDRLVLTGIGVSTAAGAVTTLIVLLVSPWATNVALTWLSGSTYGRTAGQVVPAAITLLVALPLTLVGARTLDLVALDEDVPRVLGVPLNRARLGYLALAAVLTAAAACAVGALGFVGLVAPHAARALVGARHARSLPVAVGLGALVVCVADTLGRTVIAPTQIAAGLVTALIGAPYFIWLLSRTSRS; encoded by the coding sequence ATGGCGACCGTGACCGTCCCGGCCGCCGCCACGGCCGCCACCCCGGCGGGCCCGGCGCCCCGCCGGGGCCTGCCCCGGGTGCTCGCCGCGTTCGGGTTCGCCGTCGCGCTGCTGGCCGTGCTCTCGGCCGTGCACCTCACCCAGGGCACCGCGCCGCTGAGCCCGGGTGAGCTGCTGCGTGCTGTGCTGCCCGGCGAGCACGACTCCGCCCGCGACCAGGCGGTGGCCGTGCTGCTCGACAGCCGGCTGCCGCGCCTGCTCGCCGCGCTGCTGGTGGGCCTGGCCGTCGGCGTCTCCGGCGCGATCCTCCAGTCGGTGGCCCGCAACGCGCTGGCCTCACCGGACACCCTCGCGGTGAACGCGGGTGCCTACGCCGCGGTGGTCGCCGTGGCGGCGTACGGGATCTCGGTGCCCTTCGCGATCAGCGGCCTGACCGCGTTCCTCGGCGGTCTCGCCGCGGCCGCGCTGGTGCTGCTGGTGGCCCGGGGCGGCGCGGCCGGACCGGCCCGGCTGGTGCTGGCCGGCTCCGCGGTCGCGCTGGCGCTCAACTCGCTGGCCACCGTGCTGCTCATGCTCTACCAGCAGAACACCACCGGCCTGTTCGCCTGGGGCCGCGGCACCACCGTGCAGTCCGGCACCCACCAGGTGGCCCTGGCCGCGCCGGTGATCGTGCTTTCGGTGCTGGCCGCCCTGCTGCTGGCCCACCGCCTCGACGTGCTGGGGCTGGGCGACGACTCGGCCCGGGTGCTCGGCGTCGACGTGCGCCGCACCCGGGTGCTCGCGGTCCTGCTGGCCGTGCTGCTGTCGGCGATCGCGGTGACCGTCACCGGCCCGATCGGCTTCGTCGGGCTCAGCGGCCCGGTCATCGCCCGGCTGATCGCCCGCCGGGTGCCCGGGCTGGGCCGGCACGTGCTGGTGCTGCCCTTCGCCGGGCTGCTCGGCGCGCTGGTCATCGTGGCCGCCGACGTGCTGCTGCGCCTGCTGGTGCCGGCCGGGAAGGCGATCTCGGTGCCCACCGGCGTGGTCACCTCGCTGGCCGGGGCGGTGCTGCTGGTCCGGCTCGCCCGCCGGCTGCGGGACAGCGGGCCGGCTACGGCGGGCACGCACGGCACCGTACGCTCGAAGGGTTTCGTCATCGCCGTCGGTGTCACCCTCGGGGCCGCGCTGATCGCCGCGGTCGTGTCCGGGATGCTGCTCGGCGACCGGCTCGTGCTGCTCGGCGACGTCGCCAACTGGTGGAACGGGCACGCCGGGCGCGAGGTCACGTTCGTGCTCGACCAGCGCTGGCCGCGGGTGCTGGCCGGGCTGCTCGGCGGCGCGGCGCTCGCCCTGGCCGGCGCGATCGTCCAGGCGGTGCTGCGCAACCCGCTGGCCGAACCGGCGCTGATCGGCGTCACCCCCGGCGCCTCGGTCGGCGCGATCCTGGTCGTGCTGCTCGTGCCCGGCATCGGCATCTGGCCGGTGATGGGCGCGGCCACCCTGGCCGCGCTCGCGACCTTCGCCGTCGTGCACCGGCTGGCCGTCGCGCACGGCGGGCTGGCCTCCGACCGGCTCGTGCTGACCGGCATCGGCGTGAGCACCGCCGCCGGGGCCGTGACCACGCTGATCGTGCTGCTGGTCTCGCCGTGGGCCACCAACGTCGCGCTGACCTGGCTGTCCGGCTCGACCTACGGGCGCACCGCGGGCCAGGTCGTCCCGGCGGCGATCACGCTGCTGGTGGCGCTGCCGCTGACCCTGGTCGGGGCCCGCACCCTGGACCTGGTCGCCCTGGACGAGGACGTGCCGAGGGTGCTCGGCGTACCCCTCAACCGGGCCCGGCTCGGCTACCTGGCGCTGGCCGCGGTGCTGACCGCCGCCGCGGCCTGCGCGGTGGGCGCACTCGGCTTCGTCGGCCTGGTCGCCCCGCATGCCGCCCGAGCCCTGGTCGGGGCCCGGCACGCCCGGTCGCTGCCGGTCGCGGTGGGGCTGGGCGCGCTGGTCGTCTGCGTGGCCGACACCCTCGGCCGTACGGTCATCGCGCCCACCCAGATCGCCGCGGGCCTGGTCACCGCGCTGATCGGCGCGCCGTACTTCATCTGGCTGCTGAGCCGCACGAGCAGGTCATGA
- a CDS encoding iron-siderophore ABC transporter substrate-binding protein: MLTNPLRRPLAAAATAVVAALALTACGTTEDADEAGSPSAAAVTGPVDLTDERGPVHLDAPAKAVVSLEWGLTESLVALGVKPVGVADVKNYNMYDTAAPVDAATPDVGTRGEPSVDAIVALKPDLIVTTTDLPATVVDQLAGQAPVIALRGSDSTDPLGYMRRTLTTLATATGTTPTAQKLLADFDAKLAAGKDALAKAGKTGAPFTMSDGWVDSGTVAVRMFTPGSFFGGIGEELGLTNQWTTGGDKDYGLAQTDVEGLTKITDPDTTFVYIDATAAGNGEFTTALTGNAVFKQTPFARSGKVKRISESLWTFGSVPSATGYVDALVTAFTS, encoded by the coding sequence ATGCTTACGAACCCCCTGCGCCGCCCCCTGGCCGCGGCCGCCACCGCCGTCGTGGCAGCCCTGGCCCTCACCGCCTGCGGCACCACCGAGGACGCCGACGAGGCGGGCAGCCCGAGCGCCGCCGCCGTCACCGGCCCGGTCGACCTGACCGACGAGCGCGGGCCGGTGCACCTCGACGCGCCCGCCAAGGCCGTGGTCTCGCTGGAGTGGGGCCTGACCGAGAGCCTGGTCGCGCTGGGGGTGAAGCCCGTCGGGGTCGCCGACGTCAAGAACTACAACATGTACGACACGGCCGCCCCCGTCGACGCCGCCACCCCGGACGTGGGCACCCGCGGCGAGCCCAGCGTCGACGCGATCGTCGCGCTCAAGCCGGACCTGATCGTGACGACCACCGACCTGCCCGCCACCGTGGTCGACCAGCTCGCCGGGCAGGCGCCGGTGATCGCGCTGCGCGGCTCCGACTCCACCGACCCGCTCGGTTACATGCGCAGGACGCTGACCACTCTCGCGACGGCCACCGGCACCACCCCGACCGCGCAGAAGCTGCTCGCCGACTTCGACGCCAAGCTCGCCGCGGGCAAGGACGCGCTCGCCAAGGCGGGCAAGACCGGGGCGCCGTTCACCATGAGCGACGGCTGGGTCGACTCGGGCACGGTCGCGGTGCGGATGTTCACGCCGGGCTCGTTCTTCGGCGGCATCGGCGAGGAGCTCGGCCTGACCAACCAGTGGACGACCGGCGGCGACAAGGACTACGGGCTGGCCCAGACCGACGTCGAGGGCCTGACGAAGATCACCGACCCGGACACCACGTTCGTCTACATCGACGCCACGGCCGCCGGCAACGGCGAGTTCACCACGGCGCTGACCGGCAACGCGGTGTTCAAGCAGACCCCGTTCGCCAGGTCCGGCAAGGTCAAGCGCATCTCCGAAAGCCTGTGGACGTTCGGCAGCGTGCCGTCGGCCACCGGCTACGTCGACGCGCTCGTCACGGCCTTCACCTCCTGA
- a CDS encoding ABC transporter ATP-binding protein — MTTSPVGTAALAGLGLTLGYDGRTVVHDAAIELRAGEVVALVGPNGSGKSTLLRSLARLHPAATGSITLADTDALLLKPKDFARRVTLLTQSRPTPGGVRVREVVGYGRHPYRGRLGSGDTDGPELIAKAMRLTGVEAMAERPVDELSGGELQRVWLATCLAQDTGVVLLDEPTTFLDLRYQVETLDIVRDLADEHGVAVGVVLHDLDQAAAVADHVVLLHRGRVRAAGPPAAVLTAERLTEVYGLRIDVHVDDRGRVRTQPIGRHTTRGNPTP; from the coding sequence ATGACGACCTCCCCGGTCGGCACGGCGGCGCTCGCCGGTCTCGGCCTCACGCTGGGCTACGACGGGCGCACGGTCGTGCACGACGCCGCGATCGAGCTGCGCGCCGGCGAAGTGGTGGCGCTGGTCGGGCCCAACGGCTCCGGCAAGTCCACGCTGCTGCGCTCGCTGGCCCGGCTGCACCCGGCGGCCACCGGCTCGATCACCCTGGCCGACACCGATGCGCTGCTGCTCAAGCCCAAGGACTTCGCCCGGCGGGTCACGCTGCTGACCCAGTCGCGCCCCACCCCGGGCGGGGTGCGGGTGCGCGAGGTGGTCGGGTACGGGCGGCATCCGTACCGGGGACGTCTCGGCTCGGGCGACACGGACGGCCCGGAGCTGATCGCCAAGGCGATGCGGCTGACCGGGGTCGAGGCGATGGCCGAGCGCCCGGTCGACGAGCTGTCCGGCGGCGAGCTGCAGCGTGTCTGGCTGGCCACCTGCCTGGCCCAGGACACCGGCGTCGTGCTGCTGGACGAGCCCACCACCTTCCTCGACCTGCGTTACCAGGTCGAGACCCTGGACATCGTGCGGGACCTGGCCGACGAGCACGGCGTCGCGGTCGGGGTCGTGCTGCACGACCTGGACCAGGCCGCCGCCGTCGCCGACCACGTCGTGCTGCTGCACCGGGGGCGGGTCCGGGCCGCCGGGCCGCCCGCCGCGGTGCTCACCGCCGAACGTCTCACCGAGGTCTACGGCCTGCGCATCGATGTGCACGTCGACGACCGGGGCCGGGTCCGCACCCAGCCGATCGGCCGCCACACCACCCGAGGAAATCCCACCCCGTGA
- a CDS encoding TetR/AcrR family transcriptional regulator, with the protein MTDDLRARLVAAGVALVAEGAEPLSLREIARRAEVSHGAPRRYFPTHRELLAAIAKVGYAELTARIAALPGHGDPGRDVLALARAYVEFARDNRGMFQLMFRHELLRGNKEGLRAASKPLFAVLVQRLGPDRPDAAVVAGALWANLHGIAQLWLWNSLQMATDQDDLDAVLRTAVAAYTGAPPCCPT; encoded by the coding sequence ATGACCGACGACCTGCGCGCCCGCCTGGTCGCCGCCGGCGTCGCGCTGGTGGCCGAGGGGGCCGAGCCGCTGTCGCTGCGCGAGATCGCCCGCCGGGCCGAGGTGTCGCACGGCGCGCCCCGGCGCTACTTCCCCACCCATCGCGAGCTGCTCGCGGCGATCGCCAAGGTGGGCTATGCCGAGCTGACCGCACGCATCGCGGCACTGCCCGGGCACGGCGACCCCGGCCGCGACGTGCTCGCGCTGGCCCGGGCCTACGTCGAGTTCGCCCGCGACAACCGGGGCATGTTCCAGCTGATGTTCCGGCACGAGCTGCTGCGCGGCAACAAGGAAGGGCTGCGGGCCGCCAGCAAGCCGCTGTTCGCCGTGCTCGTGCAGCGGCTCGGCCCGGACCGCCCGGACGCCGCCGTGGTGGCCGGGGCGCTCTGGGCCAACCTGCACGGCATCGCCCAGCTGTGGCTGTGGAACAGCCTGCAGATGGCCACCGACCAGGACGACCTGGACGCGGTGCTGCGCACCGCCGTCGCCGCCTACACCGGAGCGCCGCCGTGCTGCCCCACCTGA
- a CDS encoding 1-acyl-sn-glycerol-3-phosphate acyltransferase has protein sequence MLPHLIRAALVPAARIAFRPAVEGRHHVPAAGPVIFAANHLSALDSFLIPLVSPRPVAFLAKQEYFTGNPLLRATMDALGAIPVPRGGHRAAQAALETSLAVLKDGRAFGIHPEGTRSRDGRIYRGRTGVGWLALASGAPVVPVALIGTDRVHPVGTVLPRPGKVTVRFGAPLVFAEPSGPAARARREATDAIMAAIATLSGQEPAGTYNDVPPE, from the coding sequence GTGCTGCCCCACCTGATCCGGGCTGCGCTCGTCCCGGCCGCCCGGATCGCCTTCCGGCCCGCCGTCGAGGGCCGGCACCACGTACCCGCCGCCGGCCCGGTCATCTTCGCCGCCAACCATCTCTCGGCGCTGGACAGCTTCCTGATCCCGCTGGTCAGCCCGCGACCGGTGGCGTTCCTGGCCAAGCAGGAGTACTTCACCGGCAACCCGCTGCTGCGCGCCACGATGGACGCGCTCGGGGCGATCCCGGTGCCGCGCGGCGGGCACCGGGCGGCCCAGGCCGCGCTGGAGACGTCGCTCGCGGTGCTCAAGGACGGCCGGGCGTTCGGCATCCACCCCGAGGGCACCCGCTCGCGCGACGGGCGCATCTACCGCGGCCGCACCGGGGTGGGCTGGCTGGCGCTGGCCTCCGGGGCCCCGGTCGTGCCGGTCGCCCTGATCGGCACCGACCGCGTGCACCCGGTCGGCACGGTGCTGCCACGGCCGGGCAAGGTGACCGTGCGGTTCGGGGCGCCGCTGGTGTTCGCCGAGCCCAGCGGCCCGGCGGCGCGGGCCCGCCGGGAGGCCACCGACGCCATCATGGCCGCCATCGCCACGCTGTCCGGGCAGGAACCGGCCGGGACCTACAACGACGTCCCTCCGGAGTAG
- a CDS encoding helix-turn-helix domain-containing protein, with the protein MSDLGAAVRAWRDRLDPVAVGLPHRSPRRVPGLRRAELAMLAGISVDYVVQLEQGRAPTPSAQVCAALARALQLAPEELAHLLRLAGHAEEPGHLPRLIPDSLHRIMTQLTGHPLAVCDAAWQLLHWNPLYAATFGDPTRLSAAQRNVLIWHFEQGPTRVRQDAAERAAFEVELVGDLRATTSRYPGDPAVAALVARLQRSARFRELWDRQAVTEHRSSGKIVEHPEAGEIALDCDILSTQASSLRLVVYTPRPGTDARSKLDLLMVLGTQRITTGGAQP; encoded by the coding sequence ATGAGCGATCTCGGCGCCGCCGTGCGGGCGTGGCGCGACCGGCTCGACCCGGTCGCGGTGGGGCTGCCGCACCGCTCGCCGCGCCGGGTGCCGGGGCTGCGCCGCGCCGAGCTGGCGATGCTGGCCGGCATCTCGGTCGACTACGTGGTGCAGCTCGAACAGGGCCGGGCCCCGACCCCGTCGGCGCAGGTGTGCGCGGCGCTGGCCCGGGCGTTGCAGCTGGCGCCCGAGGAACTGGCCCACCTGCTGCGCCTGGCCGGGCACGCCGAGGAGCCGGGCCACCTCCCGCGGCTGATCCCGGACAGCCTGCACCGGATCATGACCCAGCTGACCGGCCACCCGCTCGCGGTCTGTGACGCCGCCTGGCAGCTGCTGCACTGGAACCCGCTGTACGCCGCGACCTTCGGCGACCCGACCCGGCTGTCCGCCGCTCAGCGCAACGTGCTGATCTGGCACTTCGAGCAGGGGCCGACGCGGGTGCGCCAGGACGCCGCGGAACGGGCCGCGTTCGAGGTCGAGCTGGTCGGCGATCTGCGCGCCACGACCAGCCGCTATCCGGGCGACCCCGCGGTTGCGGCGCTGGTCGCCCGGCTGCAGCGCAGCGCCCGCTTCCGCGAGCTGTGGGACCGGCAGGCGGTGACCGAGCACCGCAGCTCCGGCAAGATCGTCGAGCACCCGGAGGCCGGGGAGATCGCGCTGGACTGCGACATCCTCAGCACTCAGGCTTCGAGCCTGCGGCTGGTCGTCTACACCCCGCGCCCGGGCACTGACGCGCGCAGCAAGCTCGACCTGCTCATGGTCCTCGGCACCCAGCGCATCACGACGGGCGGCGCCCAGCCGTGA